The region AATTTCTAACTTGAGCAAGTTCAATATAGTTGCCATCAGTCATGAGACTCAGCTCCCGAATAAATCTTTTCAATTGGCTGATGTTTCCTTCCCATTCATAACTCTTTAGCAGATCCATTGCATCCGGCTTCACGCCCAATGTTTCATTTCCGTTTTCTGCATGAAGTTCCGTGAGAAAATAGTTGACGAACCCCGGAATATCTTCCTTTCTCTGCCGCAATGGTAATACATGTAAGGTCTGCTGTACGATTCTTTCATATAGACCTTTACTGAATTTTTCCTGAGCCACCAATGTATCTAATGGGGTACTCGACAAGGCTAAAATTTGTAATCTAGTTGAAAGCAATAATTCTAAAAAGTTCCCCTGTACGGCAACTGGTATTTCATCCACGTCTTTTAAAAGCAGACTTCCTTTGCGCATTGCAAGCAAATGGTGTTTCCATTCTGTTATCTCTTGAGGTGTGATACGGCTGCATTCGACAATAACCAATGGTGACAATGGACCATGTTTTGCTAAATGTATTTCCTTGGCTATCGTTTGTTTTCCAGTGCCTTTTTCCCCAAAAATACAAATGGCCTCATTCACTTTGGCAAATGTAGTAATGCTGCCTCTTAGTCGATTTGCTTGACCACTTTCGCCAATAATCGGAACATGCGCCAAATCACGTTCAATATAAACGGACTGTTCATGATTTAATCTTTTTATTTCATGAATAACCAAGCCAACGATTTGTTCCGTTTTGTTAGCCGGAAAACCTTGCACCATGTATTTATATTGAGATCGGCTGCATTCTGTCCATTGGCTAGTCTCATTCATCCGTACGTTTTGAACCATTTTTATGATCTCCGGTTCTTGCAGCAATTGTTCATCATCCATGTCCCGTTGGAAAGAAATATTTTTATCGATTACCTCGTTATCCTTGTTTAACATCACTATGGGAAACGGGATGGATCGATAGGACTCCTGCAAAAAGTAAAATTGCTTTTTCAAATTGTCAAAAAGCCGGCAAACCCTTTTCCCTTCTTCCAATGCATCCATAAGGGCTTCTTTACCGGATGTGATGAGGACACCGCGCATCCCGATCTGTTCAGCCACTTGAATCGTAATCACATCGCCAATTACAACGTCATATCCCTGGGATTTAAGCTGTTTCAAGCGCCCGCCAACCTCATCACCACTCTGAATCGTAACCACATGGACATCCAATTCCAAAATATTGCACAATGTCGCTGCACCTTGGGTAATATTTTCAAAACCAACCAGTGCAACTTCTTCCTTAATATCACGAATGAGTGTAAAAACGCGCAGCATATCATATCCGCTTATATCAATATGGACAACCGGAATAGAAACAGCTTCTTGAATAAGTGCGGCTGTCCCGCCACGACTTATAATGACGTCATACTCCTCCTGTTCAGCCAAACGCGCCATTTCCACGCCCTCTTGCAAGTTTGCCACCTTTATATCGAATTCAATATCCATTGGAACATCCATTTTTTCCGCAGTTCTAGCCAATCCGGAATATGGGGCAATTAGTAATGCTTTGATCATATCGACACCTCATTTGTTGCATATTTCAACAGTTATATTATGGCATAGATAGCGGGAAATGTCACCCAGCAACGGTAAATCATTGAATGGATAGCTGCTTCACGAGCGTCCGCTAATGTTATTCGTTAGCCAAATGGAATACTCTTTCCGCCATTCTTCCCATGATCACCCAAATAAGCCTTATTATCTGCACATACAAATCCAAACATATTAGTTATTTAACGACAATTATACTACTTTTTTCTTGCTATTGAGCTTTTTTGCAGGTTGGGGTAGTGTTTACGATAGTGTTTAAAATGAAAACTGGGGTTAAAAGGTAATGAAATCAAAAAAGCAACTACGGGAACAGATTGAAAAATTAAAAACAGATATGATTGCATCCGGTAACAAAAAAGGTCTTAATCATCCATTAACTGTTAAAATTAGTCAGGAATTGGACGAGCTAATAAACGAATATATGAAATTAACGCAACAAAAATAGTGCGGTAGAGAAACCATCCAAACCATACATAGCCTTTATACCGAGACATACACCGGCCTTTCATTCCATTAGCTAGTATTTAGCGATACCCATATCTTTCCCACTTATTGTAAGCGATGTCACATATGTGATATGATACTCCCTTCCTATCATTTTTGGTAATAACCAGAAGATGCGGGAGAAACAAATGGCTTGTATGATAGAATGGGAGAATGTATAGATAAACATACATGCTGATAACCGACTGGGAGTGAGCGAAATTGAACAAAAAAGATATAGCAAATATTCGTAAACAATTTAAAATAAATAACGATTTATTAAATATTCATGAAATCTTTCATGTGTACATCTTGAAAGAATCGAGTGAAATCTATCATCATCAAAGTTCACCATTTGAATTGCTGGAGCAGGAACAACAAGAATTATTCATGGACAACTTTAAAAAAGTACTATCAGGCCAACTGGATGAAAAATTATTCGAATTAAAGTTCCAACGTAATGTGGAAAATAACAGTCAGTTAATACTGCACCAAGGTCTATTAAGTAACGATACGGAAGAATGGAAAAGCCATATGCTTCGTCTGGTCGAAAAAATGCTGAAGGATAAGCAATATGACATGGATATTGTTATAACTTTTATTAGGGGAGAATATATGAAACCGATGAAACGCCGGAATGAAGAGGCGGAAGAAAGTGAACGCGATAAAGTCTATTCCCATTCTTTTATATTATGCAGCATGAATAAAACGCAAGATCCGAAAAAAGAATTACTATTTGACTATGTGGAAAAGGAATTTAAATATAATTTTGTCGTGGATCCCATTATCAATCTAAAAGCGCCAATATCCGGGTTTCTATTCCCGTGCTTCACAGATAATGCTGCCGATGTCAACCACATACTTTATTCAACAGGGAAAAAATATGAACCGGATTACCACTTTATGGAGGAAGTATTAAACGCGGAAGAAATAATGACTGCTGCTGAGGATAAAATTGTGTTTGAAGAAGTTGTCAGAAAAGTAGCTGGTGATCAAATCAATACATCCACCCTTTCAAATGTATATGAAGAGATCCATCATGTCCTGGAAGAAAATGAAGAAGAAGATGCGCCGAAATTAGACTATAAAGATGTAGAAAAAGTTCTTAAGAGCAGTGGCGTAGAGGATGTCGATACAGAAAAGGTAGAAACCGCGTTTAAAACAGTAATCGATGATGAAAAATACGAGTTAAAAGCGAATAATATCATACCGAAATATAATTCCAAGTCGATCAAAATTAAAACTAAAGCGGCGGATATTTCTATTAGCCCACAAGATTTGAGATA is a window of Lentibacillus daqui DNA encoding:
- a CDS encoding DUF4317 domain-containing protein produces the protein MNKKDIANIRKQFKINNDLLNIHEIFHVYILKESSEIYHHQSSPFELLEQEQQELFMDNFKKVLSGQLDEKLFELKFQRNVENNSQLILHQGLLSNDTEEWKSHMLRLVEKMLKDKQYDMDIVITFIRGEYMKPMKRRNEEAEESERDKVYSHSFILCSMNKTQDPKKELLFDYVEKEFKYNFVVDPIINLKAPISGFLFPCFTDNAADVNHILYSTGKKYEPDYHFMEEVLNAEEIMTAAEDKIVFEEVVRKVAGDQINTSTLSNVYEEIHHVLEENEEEDAPKLDYKDVEKVLKSSGVEDVDTEKVETAFKTVIDDEKYELKANNIIPKYNSKSIKIKTKAADISISPQDLRYVRQVKLDGKLCLMIEVEENTVIEGFEMIPEALFEKAKENEE
- a CDS encoding aspartyl-phosphate phosphatase Spo0E family protein, whose amino-acid sequence is MKSKKQLREQIEKLKTDMIASGNKKGLNHPLTVKISQELDELINEYMKLTQQK
- a CDS encoding PrpR N-terminal domain-containing protein, producing MIKALLIAPYSGLARTAEKMDVPMDIEFDIKVANLQEGVEMARLAEQEEYDVIISRGGTAALIQEAVSIPVVHIDISGYDMLRVFTLIRDIKEEVALVGFENITQGAATLCNILELDVHVVTIQSGDEVGGRLKQLKSQGYDVVIGDVITIQVAEQIGMRGVLITSGKEALMDALEEGKRVCRLFDNLKKQFYFLQESYRSIPFPIVMLNKDNEVIDKNISFQRDMDDEQLLQEPEIIKMVQNVRMNETSQWTECSRSQYKYMVQGFPANKTEQIVGLVIHEIKRLNHEQSVYIERDLAHVPIIGESGQANRLRGSITTFAKVNEAICIFGEKGTGKQTIAKEIHLAKHGPLSPLVIVECSRITPQEITEWKHHLLAMRKGSLLLKDVDEIPVAVQGNFLELLLSTRLQILALSSTPLDTLVAQEKFSKGLYERIVQQTLHVLPLRQRKEDIPGFVNYFLTELHAENGNETLGVKPDAMDLLKSYEWEGNISQLKRFIRELSLMTDGNYIELAQVRNLAVCLNEMKDQAYSDNLPVSGTLKEMEQQMIQKVLQEEGNNQSRAAKRLGINRSTLWRKLHG